Proteins encoded in a region of the Rhodococcus sp. SBT000017 genome:
- the trmD gene encoding tRNA (guanosine(37)-N1)-methyltransferase TrmD produces the protein MRLDVVTIFPEYLTPLRTALLGKAIDRGLVSVEVHDLRSWTHDVHKAVDDSPYGGGPGMVMKPTVWGDALDDVLTDDSLLVVPTPAGVPFTQRTAERWSSERHLVFACGRYEGIDQRVFDDAARRVRVEEVSIGDYVLIGGEAAVLVMAEAVVRLMPGVLGNQQSHQEDSFSDGLLEGPSYTRPAQWRDLDVPPVLLSGDHAKIAAWRREQSLDRTAERRPDLLQD, from the coding sequence GTGCGCCTCGACGTCGTCACCATCTTTCCCGAATATCTCACGCCGCTCCGAACTGCGTTGCTGGGCAAAGCAATCGACCGCGGCCTCGTCTCGGTCGAGGTCCATGATCTGCGATCGTGGACTCACGACGTGCACAAGGCCGTCGACGATTCGCCCTACGGCGGTGGACCGGGAATGGTCATGAAGCCGACAGTGTGGGGAGACGCACTCGACGACGTGCTGACAGACGATTCTCTCCTCGTCGTCCCCACTCCGGCCGGTGTGCCGTTCACCCAGCGGACAGCCGAGCGATGGTCCTCCGAGCGGCATCTCGTATTCGCCTGCGGCCGATACGAAGGCATCGATCAACGTGTGTTCGACGACGCCGCGCGCCGCGTCCGTGTCGAGGAAGTCAGCATCGGCGATTACGTACTCATCGGCGGCGAAGCGGCCGTCCTCGTCATGGCCGAGGCCGTGGTGCGACTGATGCCAGGGGTTCTCGGCAATCAGCAGTCGCACCAGGAGGATTCGTTCTCCGACGGACTGCTCGAAGGGCCGAGCTACACCCGCCCCGCGCAGTGGCGCGATCTCGACGTTCCGCCGGTACTTCTCTCGGGTGATCACGCGAAGATCGCTGCGTGGCGTCGAGAGCAATCACTGGACAGGACCGCCGAGCGTCGTCCGGACCTGTTGCAGGACTGA
- a CDS encoding type II CAAX endopeptidase family protein produces MTDPRSDAGQPDPDRPSWAGMAPMNHVQQQGSGLSETYWRAEQAALERRSGQRWGLPAAALVLGLNLVGFLMLGLVVTSDASAVFVVGIMIPSLLATGLAVAISMTRGNGPVVDFGLPRSTPEFLGHLRSGLAWGGVAVVGGLLLALILLSGIELDDPMPLGNVTDFAVGWKIALAVWIWLGAPICEEVMFRGMLWGALEKRTRPMPMAWLGNRWVVLAITAVLFAIWHREWWRFVVLLWGGFAIGIARMRSGSIVASTTAHSVNNTLPALVILLA; encoded by the coding sequence GTGACCGATCCGAGAAGTGATGCAGGACAGCCCGATCCGGACCGTCCCAGCTGGGCCGGCATGGCACCGATGAATCACGTTCAGCAGCAGGGATCGGGGTTGTCCGAAACCTACTGGCGAGCCGAGCAGGCCGCGCTCGAACGCAGAAGCGGTCAACGGTGGGGACTACCGGCCGCGGCGTTGGTGCTGGGGCTCAACCTGGTGGGATTCCTGATGCTCGGGCTCGTTGTGACGTCGGACGCCTCGGCCGTGTTCGTGGTGGGCATCATGATTCCGAGCCTGCTTGCTACGGGACTGGCGGTGGCGATCTCGATGACTCGGGGCAACGGCCCCGTCGTCGACTTCGGCCTCCCCAGGTCCACCCCTGAATTCCTCGGTCATCTCCGATCCGGGTTGGCGTGGGGTGGCGTCGCGGTGGTCGGTGGCCTCCTGCTGGCGCTGATTCTGTTGTCCGGTATCGAGTTGGACGACCCGATGCCGTTGGGCAACGTCACCGACTTTGCGGTCGGCTGGAAAATCGCTCTGGCCGTGTGGATCTGGCTCGGTGCGCCGATCTGCGAGGAAGTGATGTTCCGCGGCATGCTGTGGGGAGCGCTGGAGAAACGCACCCGCCCGATGCCCATGGCGTGGTTGGGCAACCGATGGGTCGTCCTGGCGATCACCGCGGTGTTGTTCGCGATCTGGCACCGCGAGTGGTGGCGCTTCGTGGTGCTGTTGTGGGGAGGCTTCGCGATCGGCATCGCACGAATGCGCTCCGGTTCGATCGTCGCGTCGACCACGGCGCACTCGGTGAACAACACCCTCCCTGCCCTGGTGATCCTGCTCGCGTGA
- the lepB gene encoding signal peptidase I, with product MTQSPQDPTDEPDDESSRKTRRERKPRSFWRELPILILVALVLSFLLQTFVARVYLIPSESMEPTLHGCNGCTGDRIVVEKIGYRFGDPKPGDIVVFRGPDSWNDEFVSQRSDNSVIRGAQEVGSLIGVVAPDENDLVKRVIATGGQTVECCDDQGRVLVDGQPLDEPYIQMDFPFTPGTMTCDTELKSGRCFDPVTVPDGNIWVMGDNRSNSRDSRYHVTDEFTGTVPLDNVIGKAVFIALPPSRTGILDSPDIQGR from the coding sequence GTGACGCAGTCCCCACAGGATCCAACCGACGAGCCCGACGACGAGTCTTCACGGAAGACGCGTCGGGAACGCAAGCCCCGATCGTTCTGGCGTGAGCTTCCCATTCTCATTCTGGTAGCGCTGGTACTGAGTTTCCTGCTCCAGACATTCGTCGCCCGGGTGTATCTGATCCCGTCCGAATCGATGGAGCCGACCTTGCACGGCTGCAACGGCTGCACCGGTGACCGCATCGTGGTGGAGAAGATCGGATACCGGTTCGGTGACCCGAAGCCCGGTGACATCGTCGTCTTCCGTGGCCCGGATTCGTGGAACGACGAATTCGTGTCTCAGCGGTCCGACAATTCGGTGATTCGTGGGGCACAGGAGGTCGGCTCGTTGATCGGAGTTGTCGCTCCCGACGAGAACGATCTGGTCAAGCGCGTCATTGCCACCGGCGGTCAAACCGTCGAATGCTGCGACGACCAGGGTCGAGTTCTCGTCGACGGACAGCCGTTGGACGAGCCGTACATTCAGATGGATTTTCCGTTCACCCCGGGGACGATGACGTGCGACACCGAGTTGAAGTCCGGACGATGCTTCGACCCCGTCACCGTGCCGGACGGCAACATCTGGGTCATGGGTGACAACCGGAGCAACTCGCGAGATTCCCGGTACCACGTCACCGACGAGTTCACCGGCACCGTTCCCCTCGACAACGTGATCGGTAAGGCCGTGTTCATCGCGCTGCCGCCGTCACGAACCGGCATCCTGGATTCTCCCGACATCCAGGGTCGATGA
- a CDS encoding amidohydrolase family protein: protein MRVRGRGLPDGTEIDLWIDGGVLSTEPIADADFVHDGGWILPGLVDAHCHVGIEYGGGHTDLTGSIRQAETERGVGALLLRDAGSPVDTRALDEYEDLPRIIRAGRHIASPKRYIPGLAIDIEDESQLPEAVAQQARFGDGWVKLVGDWIDRSVGDLRPLWNDSILVDAIAAAHAEGARVTAHVFGEDALPGLIAAGIDCIEHGTGLTDETVEMMVDHGTALVPTLINIETFPGIADSATRYPVYARHMRALRQRVAETVGRAHDAGIPLYAGTDAGGSIAHGRIADEVAALAAVGLSPTDALGAACWDARSWLGRQGLEHGAPADLVVYSEDPRGGPEVLSNPDLVILRGRVTDRRGRTTSGPAGRR, encoded by the coding sequence ATGCGGGTGCGGGGCCGCGGACTGCCGGACGGGACGGAGATCGATCTCTGGATCGACGGCGGCGTTCTGTCGACCGAGCCGATTGCGGACGCGGATTTCGTCCACGACGGCGGTTGGATTCTGCCTGGTCTGGTCGACGCCCACTGCCATGTCGGAATCGAATACGGCGGGGGACACACCGACCTGACGGGGTCGATCCGGCAGGCCGAGACCGAGCGAGGCGTCGGCGCGCTGCTGTTGCGCGACGCCGGGTCACCGGTCGACACGCGCGCGCTGGACGAGTACGAGGACCTTCCTCGCATCATCCGAGCGGGCCGCCACATCGCATCACCCAAGCGATACATCCCGGGTCTGGCGATCGACATCGAGGACGAATCGCAACTGCCCGAGGCGGTGGCTCAGCAGGCGCGATTCGGCGACGGCTGGGTCAAGCTCGTCGGCGACTGGATCGACCGCTCGGTGGGGGATCTTCGACCGCTGTGGAACGACTCGATCCTCGTCGACGCCATCGCCGCTGCCCACGCCGAGGGCGCGCGGGTGACAGCCCACGTGTTCGGCGAGGATGCCCTGCCCGGACTGATCGCGGCGGGAATCGACTGCATCGAACACGGCACCGGCCTGACCGACGAGACCGTCGAGATGATGGTCGATCACGGCACCGCTCTGGTACCCACGCTGATCAACATCGAGACGTTCCCCGGCATCGCCGATTCCGCCACCCGGTATCCGGTCTACGCCCGGCACATGCGGGCGCTGCGCCAACGCGTCGCCGAGACCGTCGGACGAGCCCACGACGCGGGCATTCCCCTCTACGCAGGTACCGACGCCGGTGGTTCGATCGCGCACGGCCGCATCGCCGACGAGGTCGCCGCACTCGCTGCCGTCGGACTCTCGCCGACCGACGCACTCGGTGCTGCCTGCTGGGACGCCCGGTCGTGGCTGGGTCGGCAGGGGCTCGAGCACGGCGCTCCCGCAGATCTCGTCGTCTACTCCGAAGATCCGCGAGGGGGACCGGAGGTGCTGTCCAACCCGGATCTGGTGATCCTGCGCGGACGCGTGACCGACCGGCGCGGCCGCACGACGAGCGGACCGGCGGGCCGACGGTGA
- a CDS encoding Tex family protein, translating to MTTALKSVNKRIAEELDVREEQVRAAVELLDGGSTVPFIARYRKEVTGTLDDTQLRQLDERLRYLRELDERRDAVIESIRSQGKLDAALEQSLMLADTKARVEDIYLPFKPKRRTKAQIAREAGHEPVADALFSDPTTDPAQFDQEQLDGARAILVERFAEDADLVGELRELVWTSGKLVASVRKGKEEEGAKFSDYFEFSEPFTSLPSHRILATLRGEKEEILSLGFEPERDEPTPGVPSVYEGRIATKFGIANRGRPADKWLLDTVRWAWRTKMLVTVSLDTRMRLRQSAEKDAVDVFASNLKDLLLAAPAGNRTTMGLDPGFRTGTKVAIVDATGKVVDFDTIYPHKPQGKWDQAVATLAGLAAKHKVELIAIGNGTASRETDSLAAELIAKFPAANLTKVVVSEAGASVYSASAYASSELPELDVSIRGAVSIARRLQDPLAELVKIDPKSIGVGQYQHDISETLLARSLGAVVEDAVNAVGVDVNTASVPLLSRVSGIAGSLAESIVAHRDQNGPFSSRSTLKDVPRLGPKAFEQCAGFLRISGGEDPLDRSSVHPEAYPVVRRIVGKAGVGVREVIGNTTLLRSLDPAEFADDRFGLPTVTDIISELEKPGRDPRPEFKTATFAAGIEKVADLKPGMTLEGVVTNVAAFGAFVDVGVHQDGLVHVSAMSHNFVKDPREVVKSGDVVRVKVMEVDIPRQRIGLSLRLDDEPGAAGGKDAARGQQGDRPRGQGRAAGANQAGRGRDARPQRDRRTAGGAGAAAPAAGSMADALRKAGFGK from the coding sequence GTGACCACTGCTCTGAAATCTGTGAACAAGCGCATAGCCGAAGAACTCGACGTTCGTGAAGAACAGGTTCGTGCCGCCGTGGAGCTGCTCGACGGCGGGTCTACGGTCCCGTTCATCGCGCGCTACCGCAAGGAAGTCACCGGCACCCTCGACGACACGCAACTGCGTCAGCTCGACGAGCGGCTGCGGTACCTGCGCGAGCTCGACGAGCGCAGAGACGCCGTGATCGAGTCCATCCGCTCACAGGGCAAGCTCGACGCCGCGCTCGAGCAGTCGTTGATGCTGGCCGACACCAAGGCGCGCGTCGAAGACATCTATCTGCCGTTCAAGCCCAAGCGTCGAACCAAGGCTCAGATTGCGCGGGAGGCGGGGCACGAGCCCGTCGCCGACGCCCTGTTCTCCGACCCCACCACCGACCCGGCTCAGTTCGATCAGGAGCAACTCGACGGCGCACGGGCGATTCTCGTCGAGCGTTTCGCCGAGGACGCGGATCTGGTGGGTGAACTGCGCGAACTGGTGTGGACGTCCGGCAAGCTCGTCGCGTCGGTTCGCAAGGGCAAGGAGGAAGAGGGTGCCAAGTTCTCCGATTACTTCGAGTTCTCGGAACCGTTCACGAGCCTGCCCTCGCACCGCATCCTCGCCACGCTCAGAGGCGAGAAGGAAGAAATACTCTCGCTCGGCTTCGAGCCCGAGCGTGACGAACCGACCCCCGGGGTGCCGAGCGTCTACGAGGGTCGAATCGCCACCAAATTCGGGATCGCGAATCGAGGACGGCCCGCCGACAAGTGGCTGCTCGATACCGTCCGATGGGCGTGGCGCACCAAGATGCTGGTGACCGTCTCCCTCGATACCCGCATGCGACTGCGCCAATCCGCCGAGAAGGACGCCGTCGACGTGTTCGCGAGCAACCTCAAGGACCTGCTCCTCGCCGCGCCGGCGGGCAACCGCACGACCATGGGCCTGGACCCGGGCTTCCGGACCGGCACCAAGGTCGCCATCGTCGACGCCACCGGAAAGGTCGTCGACTTCGACACCATCTACCCGCACAAACCGCAGGGCAAGTGGGATCAGGCGGTGGCCACCCTCGCCGGCCTGGCCGCCAAGCACAAGGTGGAATTGATCGCCATCGGCAACGGCACCGCATCGCGTGAAACCGACTCTCTGGCAGCAGAACTGATCGCCAAGTTCCCTGCCGCCAATCTGACCAAGGTGGTGGTGTCCGAGGCCGGAGCGTCGGTGTACTCCGCCTCCGCCTACGCCTCGAGCGAGTTGCCCGAACTGGATGTGTCGATCCGCGGTGCCGTCTCGATCGCCCGCAGATTGCAGGATCCGTTGGCCGAGCTGGTCAAGATCGATCCCAAGTCCATCGGTGTGGGGCAGTATCAGCACGATATTTCCGAAACTCTGCTGGCCCGATCACTCGGTGCCGTCGTGGAGGACGCGGTGAACGCCGTCGGCGTCGACGTCAACACCGCGTCGGTTCCGTTGCTCTCGCGGGTCTCCGGTATCGCCGGCTCTCTTGCCGAGAGCATCGTGGCGCACCGCGACCAGAACGGTCCGTTCTCCAGCCGCAGCACGCTCAAGGACGTTCCGCGCCTGGGCCCCAAGGCTTTCGAGCAGTGCGCCGGGTTCCTCCGCATCTCCGGGGGAGAGGATCCACTCGATCGGTCGAGCGTGCACCCCGAGGCCTATCCCGTCGTGCGGCGCATCGTCGGCAAGGCCGGCGTCGGGGTGCGGGAGGTCATCGGCAACACGACACTGCTGCGCTCACTCGACCCAGCCGAATTCGCCGACGACCGATTCGGTCTGCCCACCGTCACCGACATCATCTCCGAACTCGAGAAGCCGGGACGCGATCCTCGTCCCGAGTTCAAGACCGCGACCTTTGCCGCCGGTATCGAGAAGGTCGCCGACCTGAAGCCGGGCATGACGCTCGAGGGAGTCGTGACCAATGTGGCGGCGTTCGGGGCATTCGTCGACGTCGGTGTGCATCAGGACGGGCTGGTGCACGTCTCGGCGATGTCGCACAACTTCGTCAAGGACCCGCGCGAGGTCGTCAAGTCCGGCGACGTCGTGCGCGTCAAGGTGATGGAGGTCGACATCCCCCGTCAGCGCATCGGTCTGAGTCTGCGGCTGGACGACGAACCCGGTGCGGCAGGCGGCAAGGACGCCGCCCGCGGACAGCAGGGTGACCGTCCTCGAGGCCAGGGACGGGCCGCGGGGGCGAATCAGGCCGGCCGCGGGCGAGACGCACGCCCGCAGCGGGATCGCCGAACGGCCGGGGGCGCAGGCGCAGCGGCACCGGCTGCTGGTTCGATGGCCGACGCGTTGCGGAAGGCGGGTTTCGGAAAATAG
- the rplS gene encoding 50S ribosomal protein L19 gives MNTLDFLDNQSLRSDIPDFRPGDTLNVHVKVIEGSKERIQIFKGVVIRRQGGGVRETFTVRKVSFGVGVERTFPVHSPNIAQFEVLTRGDVRRAKLYYLRDLRGKAAKIKEKR, from the coding sequence ATGAACACTCTGGACTTTCTCGACAATCAGTCGCTGCGTAGCGACATCCCCGATTTCCGCCCCGGCGACACGCTGAACGTGCACGTCAAGGTCATCGAAGGCTCGAAGGAGCGCATTCAGATCTTCAAGGGCGTCGTCATCCGACGTCAGGGCGGTGGCGTTCGCGAAACGTTCACGGTCCGCAAGGTCTCGTTCGGCGTCGGCGTCGAGCGCACCTTCCCGGTGCACAGCCCCAACATCGCGCAGTTCGAGGTCCTCACCCGTGGTGACGTCCGTCGCGCCAAGCTCTACTACCTCCGCGATCTGCGTGGCAAGGCCGCCAAGATCAAGGAAAAGCGCTGA
- a CDS encoding RNA-binding protein, with protein MSAVVADAVEHLVRGIVANPDDVRVEMITGRRGRTVEVHVHPDDLGKVIGRGGRTATALRTLVSGIGGRGIRVDVVDTDA; from the coding sequence GTGAGTGCCGTTGTCGCCGATGCCGTCGAACATCTCGTTCGCGGCATCGTCGCCAATCCCGATGACGTTCGCGTCGAGATGATCACCGGCCGTCGCGGCCGCACCGTGGAAGTCCACGTGCACCCCGACGATCTGGGCAAGGTCATCGGACGTGGCGGTCGTACCGCTACGGCGCTGCGCACGCTCGTCTCGGGAATCGGTGGTCGCGGCATCCGCGTCGACGTGGTCGACACGGACGCCTAG
- the rimM gene encoding ribosome maturation factor RimM (Essential for efficient processing of 16S rRNA), with product MELVIGRVAKSHGIKGEVVVEVRTDNPDDRFAEGTVLSGRKPRSNAQPASYTVDAVREHSGRLLLRLNGIDDKTAADQLRGILFVVESTDLPPSDDPDEYYDHELEGLTVILTDGTVVGTVREVLHSAAGELLSITPSPGFGEATRAEILVPFVAAIVTSVSLADKTIEIDPPEGLLDPE from the coding sequence ATGGAGCTGGTCATCGGCCGTGTCGCGAAGTCGCACGGCATCAAAGGCGAAGTCGTCGTAGAGGTTCGCACCGACAACCCCGACGACCGTTTCGCCGAAGGAACCGTTCTCTCGGGACGTAAGCCCCGATCGAACGCGCAGCCGGCCTCGTACACAGTGGACGCCGTCCGGGAACACTCCGGGCGGCTTCTGCTGCGTCTGAACGGTATCGACGACAAGACGGCCGCCGACCAACTACGCGGCATCTTGTTCGTCGTCGAATCCACCGACCTTCCGCCGTCCGACGACCCGGACGAGTACTACGACCACGAACTCGAAGGCCTCACGGTGATCCTGACCGACGGCACCGTCGTGGGAACGGTCCGTGAGGTCCTCCACTCTGCAGCGGGGGAGCTGCTCTCCATCACGCCGAGTCCTGGTTTCGGCGAAGCCACCCGCGCCGAAATTCTCGTGCCGTTCGTTGCGGCCATCGTGACCTCGGTGTCGTTGGCCGACAAGACGATCGAGATCGATCCGCCCGAGGGTCTGCTGGATCCGGAGTAG
- the rpsP gene encoding 30S ribosomal protein S16 — protein MAVKIKLMRIGKIRTPHYRVVISDARTRRNGRAIETIGTYEPKQDPSIIEINSERAQYWLGVGAQPTEPVEALLKITGDWQKFKGLPGAEGTLRLAEPKPSKLDLFNAALAQADSEPQGEATTAKKKKAPKADDAAAETTDAAATETADAPAAEAAEK, from the coding sequence ATGGCTGTCAAGATCAAGCTCATGCGTATCGGCAAGATCCGCACCCCGCACTACCGCGTCGTCATCTCCGATGCTCGCACCCGTCGCAACGGCCGTGCGATCGAGACCATCGGCACGTACGAGCCCAAGCAGGACCCCAGCATCATCGAGATCAACTCCGAGCGGGCTCAGTACTGGCTCGGCGTCGGCGCACAGCCGACCGAGCCTGTCGAGGCACTGCTCAAGATCACCGGTGACTGGCAGAAGTTCAAGGGCCTCCCCGGCGCTGAGGGAACCCTCCGCCTCGCCGAGCCGAAGCCGTCCAAGCTCGACCTGTTCAACGCCGCACTGGCGCAGGCCGACTCCGAGCCCCAGGGCGAGGCCACCACCGCCAAGAAGAAGAAGGCTCCGAAGGCCGACGACGCCGCTGCGGAGACCACCGACGCTGCAGCAACCGAGACGGCAGACGCGCCGGCCGCCGAGGCTGCTGAGAAGTGA
- a CDS encoding ribonuclease HII translates to MTATPRRAPRARATLTRSSWPPRPIIRRAAGLRTMESALERSGLGPVAGVDEAGRGACAGPLTVAACVLGARAHAALADLDDSKKLTERRREELFPKIQRLALAWSVVSIDAAEVDRIGVHVANIEGMRRAVAGLGMTPGYVLTDGFRVPGLPVPSLPVIGGDATAACIAAASVLAKVSRDRLMVQLDETIPGYGFAVHKGYSTRAHSAAMTALGPSGEHRMSYANVAAAAAGLSRDLSEGRSAGSTPGVDALGRMDCRDAGAR, encoded by the coding sequence ATGACGGCAACCCCTCGACGTGCGCCGCGTGCGCGCGCAACACTGACTCGGTCGTCGTGGCCGCCGCGTCCGATCATCCGGCGAGCGGCCGGCTTACGGACGATGGAATCGGCGCTGGAGCGCAGTGGTCTCGGACCGGTCGCGGGAGTCGACGAAGCGGGACGAGGAGCATGCGCCGGTCCGCTGACCGTCGCGGCGTGTGTTCTCGGTGCGCGGGCTCATGCAGCTCTCGCGGACCTGGACGACTCGAAGAAGTTGACCGAGCGACGACGCGAGGAGCTCTTTCCCAAGATCCAGAGGCTGGCACTGGCGTGGAGCGTGGTGTCGATCGATGCGGCGGAGGTCGACCGCATCGGAGTCCACGTGGCGAACATCGAAGGAATGCGACGCGCGGTTGCCGGGCTCGGCATGACCCCGGGCTACGTACTCACCGACGGCTTTCGAGTACCCGGTCTTCCGGTTCCGTCGTTACCGGTGATCGGCGGCGACGCCACCGCGGCGTGCATCGCCGCGGCGAGCGTGCTGGCGAAGGTCTCCCGGGATCGATTGATGGTTCAGCTCGACGAGACGATTCCCGGCTACGGATTCGCCGTGCACAAGGGGTACAGCACGCGCGCGCATTCCGCCGCGATGACGGCACTCGGGCCCAGCGGTGAACATCGAATGTCCTATGCAAATGTCGCAGCGGCGGCCGCGGGGCTCTCTCGTGATTTGTCTGAGGGTCGTTCCGCAGGCTCCACTCCCGGGGTCGACGCACTGGGGCGAATGGACTGCCGCGACGCAGGTGCGCGATGA
- a CDS encoding serine hydrolase, with translation MVRGSRFLAAACASLLLAGCSVPPDDQIGDSASQNMAETSASPFPDMEKVDGVALESRIPMAVASAQARGADVDFALLDRQTGSYYSSNADVQVETASVSKLFIADEVLFRAQSENRPVSADDLATMTSMLELSDDNAAYTLWYRYGSSEIVRTVAARYGLTSTTAPGDDQWYNTETTPSDLVGYYAGLLNGSGGLTTASTDVVIGMLRRSAPIAADGYKQHFGIVDGLPGESVHAVKQGWMCCVSDRWVHLSTGTIGLDNRYVLALSSREDIFYADDMERYPDTAVVDVSDDASALHARDTLTGFVSMLFPDGTVS, from the coding sequence ATGGTCAGGGGGTCTCGATTCCTGGCTGCAGCCTGCGCCTCCCTGTTGTTGGCCGGGTGCTCGGTTCCTCCCGACGATCAGATCGGTGACTCCGCCTCGCAGAACATGGCCGAGACGTCGGCATCGCCCTTTCCCGATATGGAGAAGGTCGACGGCGTAGCCCTCGAATCGCGTATCCCGATGGCGGTCGCGTCGGCCCAGGCCCGTGGTGCCGATGTCGATTTCGCGCTGTTGGATCGTCAGACAGGCTCGTATTACAGCAGCAACGCCGATGTTCAGGTCGAAACCGCGTCGGTGTCCAAACTCTTTATCGCCGACGAGGTGTTGTTCCGAGCGCAGTCGGAGAACCGTCCGGTCTCGGCCGACGACCTGGCCACCATGACCAGCATGCTCGAATTGTCCGACGACAACGCCGCGTACACGCTCTGGTATCGCTACGGCTCGTCCGAGATCGTGCGCACGGTCGCGGCTCGCTACGGCTTGACAAGCACCACAGCTCCCGGCGACGACCAGTGGTACAACACCGAGACCACGCCCAGCGACCTGGTCGGCTACTACGCGGGGTTGCTCAACGGCAGCGGCGGCCTGACGACTGCGTCGACGGACGTGGTGATCGGAATGCTGCGTCGTTCGGCACCGATAGCCGCGGACGGCTACAAGCAACATTTCGGGATCGTCGACGGTTTGCCCGGCGAAAGCGTGCACGCTGTGAAGCAGGGCTGGATGTGCTGCGTGTCCGATCGGTGGGTACACCTGTCGACAGGCACGATCGGTCTCGACAACCGCTACGTTCTGGCGCTGTCGTCACGCGAGGACATCTTCTACGCAGACGACATGGAACGCTATCCGGACACCGCCGTCGTCGACGTCAGCGACGACGCCAGCGCACTGCATGCAAGGGATACTCTCACCGGCTTCGTCTCGATGCTCTTCCCCGACGGCACCGTCAGCTGA